In Pseudomonas sp. MM213, a genomic segment contains:
- the lepA gene encoding translation elongation factor 4 — MSDLSHIRNFSIIAHIDHGKSTLADRFIQMCGGLAEREMEAQVLDSMDLERERGITIKAHSVTLYYTARDGIKYQLNFIDTPGHVDFTYEVSRSLAACEGALLVVDAGQGVEAQSVANCYTAIEQGLEVMPVLNKIDLPQADPDRVKEEIEKIIGIDATDAVTCSAKTGLGVDEVLERLVTTIPAPTGNYDDPLQALIIDSWFDNYLGVVSLVRVRHGRVKKGDKILVKSTGKIHLVDSVGVFNPKHTPTADLKAGEVGFIIASIKDIHGAPVGDTLTLSSTPDVDVLPGFKRIQPQVYAGLFPVSSDDFEDFREALQKLTLNDSSLQYTPESSDALGFGFRCGFLGMLHMEIIQERLEREYDLDLITTAPTVIFELLLKTGETIYVDNPSKLPDLSTIEDMREPIVRANILVPQEHLGNVITLCIEKRGVQHDMLFLGTQVQVTYDLPMNEVVLDFFDRLKSTSRGYASLDYHFDRYQSANLVKLDVLINGDKVDALALIVHRDNANYKGRQLTEKMKELIPRQMFDVAIQAAIGGQIVARTTVKALRKNVLAKCYGGDVSRKKKLLEKQKAGKKRMKQVGNVEIPQEAFLAVLRLDS; from the coding sequence GTGAGTGATTTGAGTCATATCCGCAATTTCTCCATCATCGCCCACATTGACCATGGCAAGTCGACGCTGGCCGATCGCTTCATCCAGATGTGCGGCGGCCTTGCCGAGCGCGAAATGGAAGCCCAGGTGCTGGACTCCATGGACCTGGAACGTGAACGCGGGATCACCATCAAGGCCCACAGCGTCACCCTCTATTACACCGCTCGCGATGGTATCAAGTACCAGCTGAACTTCATTGACACCCCGGGCCACGTTGACTTCACCTACGAAGTCAGCCGGTCGCTGGCGGCCTGTGAAGGTGCCTTGCTGGTGGTCGATGCCGGTCAGGGCGTGGAAGCGCAGTCGGTTGCCAACTGCTACACGGCGATCGAACAGGGCCTGGAAGTCATGCCGGTCCTGAACAAGATCGACCTGCCACAGGCCGATCCGGACCGCGTCAAGGAAGAAATCGAAAAAATCATCGGCATCGATGCCACCGACGCGGTCACTTGCAGTGCCAAGACCGGTCTGGGCGTCGATGAAGTGCTGGAGCGCCTGGTCACCACCATTCCGGCGCCGACCGGCAACTACGACGATCCGCTGCAAGCGTTGATCATCGACTCCTGGTTCGACAACTACCTGGGCGTTGTGTCCCTGGTGCGCGTGCGCCACGGTCGCGTGAAGAAGGGCGACAAGATCCTGGTCAAGTCCACCGGCAAGATCCACCTGGTGGACAGCGTCGGTGTATTCAACCCGAAACACACCCCTACCGCCGACCTGAAGGCCGGTGAAGTGGGCTTCATTATCGCGAGCATCAAGGACATTCACGGTGCGCCAGTGGGCGACACCCTGACCTTGAGCTCCACCCCCGACGTTGACGTGCTGCCAGGTTTCAAACGCATTCAACCGCAGGTGTACGCCGGTCTGTTCCCGGTCAGCTCCGACGACTTCGAAGATTTCCGTGAAGCCCTGCAAAAGCTCACGCTCAACGACTCGTCGCTGCAGTACACCCCGGAAAGCTCCGACGCCCTGGGCTTCGGCTTCCGTTGCGGTTTCCTCGGCATGCTGCACATGGAAATCATCCAGGAGCGCCTGGAGCGCGAGTACGACCTGGACCTGATCACCACGGCGCCGACGGTAATTTTCGAGCTGTTGCTGAAAACCGGTGAAACGATCTACGTCGATAACCCGTCGAAGCTTCCGGACCTGTCCACGATCGAAGACATGCGCGAGCCGATCGTGCGGGCCAACATTCTTGTGCCGCAAGAACACCTGGGCAACGTTATTACCCTGTGCATCGAGAAGCGTGGCGTGCAGCACGACATGCTGTTCCTCGGTACCCAGGTTCAGGTGACCTACGATTTGCCGATGAACGAAGTGGTCCTGGACTTCTTCGACCGTCTGAAATCCACCAGCCGTGGCTATGCTTCGCTGGATTACCATTTCGATCGTTATCAATCGGCTAATCTGGTGAAACTGGATGTGTTGATCAACGGTGACAAGGTCGACGCCCTGGCGCTGATCGTGCACCGTGACAATGCGAACTACAAAGGTCGCCAGTTGACCGAGAAGATGAAAGAACTGATTCCACGGCAGATGTTCGACGTGGCAATCCAGGCCGCCATTGGCGGTCAGATTGTGGCGCGGACAACCGTCAAGGCACTCAGAAAGAACGTATTGGCCAAATGCTACGGTGGTGACGTCAGCCGTAAGAAAAAGCTGCTGGAAAAGCAAAAGGCCGGTAAGAAACGCATGAAGCAAGTCGGCAACGTGGAAATTCCACAAGAAGCCTTCCTTGCAGTGCTCAGGTTGGATAGTTAG